The following are encoded in a window of Gossypium raimondii isolate GPD5lz chromosome 13, ASM2569854v1, whole genome shotgun sequence genomic DNA:
- the LOC105781959 gene encoding cation/H(+) antiporter 4, whose translation MANGNSSSYTTGMEGTKRSEEICLKFPPNVISPGLAALLAQKDKHEKLMDYSGPRLHFQMVVIFVLTQTIHSLLKKLGLPLFISQLLAGILLSPMVFSDQHSLVNISEESVSVLGTVGAFGFVFFLFLSGVKMDLSLTLKSGKKAICIGLLTVVVPLVSCMTTIKLLHEEGNEFSNKSFFLAVTYSGTSFPVIHCLLSDLKILNSELGRLGLSAALIGDMLTLFLTVFSLWVKTGFEKGRKEALIDFGLAMLFIVIVVFVLRPAMKWMVKRTPEAGQIKDICFYLVILAFMMSPRFTDLFRIYFLYGPFIFGLAVPDGPPLGSALVEKLDPVISGLFLPIFATTCGLRFDLSYFKNSNLFAYHQVLGAMVALIIKFGVSLLVPLLCKMPTRDSLALAFIMISKGIVEMGSYSIMNDNRVISEDIFAHMTIVIILVASIVPILVKRLYDPSRKYLCFQKRTIMNSRLNQELRLIVCVHVPGNVNSIINQLNASCPTRESSIALDVLHLIKLSGQATPLFITHDKQKKTLSSKSYSENVVVSFEQFERDNWGAVSVTVFTAVSPPNLMYEDICNLAMDRLTSFILLPFHRRWYIDGSIESEDQTVRTLNFDILEKAPCSVGILVEGRRNLKGSGIRDPLSSDNSSFYNIAVIFLGGQDDREALALAKRISQDKSVRLTVIHLKAANSLGVILTENDRMLDSAVLNDVKQSVCFTYIEEHVNDGPETSNFLQSIVEDYQLIIVGRRYKTEDPQTLGLQEWCEFQEIGIIGDLLSSADFIRNYSLLIVQQQQQRTV comes from the exons ATGGCGAATGGTAATTCAAGCTCCTACACCACAGGGATGGAGGGAACGAAAAGATCAGAAGAGATTTGCCTTAAATTTCCTCCCAACGTCATCTCTCCAGGGTTGGCTGCATTGCTAGCTCAAAAAGATAAGCATGAAAAGTTGATGGACTATTCTGGGCCGAGGCTTCATTTCCAGATGGTTGTCATTTTTGTTCTCACTCAAACAATTCATAGTCTGCTAAAAAAATTGGGACTTCCATTGTTCATCTCCCAGCTTCTC GCAGGGATATTACTCAGTCCTATGGTTTTCAGTGATCAACATTCTTTGGTTAACATATCAGAGGAGAGTGTTTCAGTTCTGGGGACAGTGGGAGCCTTTGGTTTtgtgttctttttgtttttaagtggGGTGAAAATGGACCTTAGCTTAACACTGAAATCTGGAAAGAAGGCCATATGTATTGGTTTGCTTACGGTGGTGGTACCTCTGGTATCTTGTATGACAACAATTAAGTTGCTTCACGAAGAAGGCAATGAGTTTTCAAACAAAAGTTTCTTTCTCGCAGTAACATATTCTGGAACTTCATTCCCAGTCATACATTGCCTTCTCAGTGACCTGAAAATCTTGAACTCGGAACTCGGCAGGCTTGGATTATCAGCAGCACTTATAGGTGACATGCTGACACTATTTCTTACGGTGTTTAGCCTATGGGTGAAAACAGGAtttgaaaaaggaagaaaagaggCTCTAATTGATTTTGGACTAGCTATGCTCTTTATTGTAATCGTGGTGTTTGTGTTGCGACCAGCGATGAAATGGATGGTGAAACGCACGCCAGAGGCTGGCCAAATCAAAGATATATGCTTTTATCTTGTCATTTTGGCATTCATGATGTCACCTAGGTTCACTGACCTATTTCGTATATATTTTCTATACGGtccatttatttttggtttggcTGTCCCAGATGGACCCCCTTTGGGATCTGCTTTGGTCGAAAAGTTAGACCCCGTTATTTCAGGATTGTTTTTGCCTATATTTGCTACAACTTGTGGCCTGAGGTTTGATCTGTCTTACTTTAAGAACTCAAACTTATTTGCATATCACCAAGTCCTTGGAGCTATGGTAGcacttattattaaatttgggGTCTCTCTACTAGTGCCCTTATTATGCAAGATGCCCACAAGGGATTCTTTGGCACTTGCATTTATAATGATATCCAAAGGCATTGTTGAGATGGGTTCTTACAGCATCATGAATGACAACAGA GTTATATCAGAAGATATATTTGCTCACATGACTATTGTGATCATTTTGGTTGCAAGCATCGTGCCAATACTTGTGAAAAGGCTTTACGATCCATCTAGGAAGTATTTATGCTTCCAGAAAAGGACAATCATGAACTCTAGGCTCAACCAGGAGCTTCGATTGATCGTTTGCGTTCACGTGCCGGGTAATGTCAATTCTATTATTAACCAATTGAATGCCTCCTGTCCAACTAGAGAAAGCTCCATTGCTTTGGATGTCCTTCACCTTATCAAGCTCAGTGGACAAGCCACACCACTTTTCATTACTCATGATAAGCAGAAGAAAACACTGTCCAGCAAATCATACTCCGAGAATGTCGTGGTCTCTTTCGAACAATTTGAACGGGACAATTGGGGAGCTGTATCAGTGACCGTTTTCACAGCAGTCTCTCCGCCAAATTTGATGTACGAGGATATATGCAACCTCGCCATGGACCGCCTCACATCCTTTATACTACTTCCATTTCATCGGAGGTGGTACATTGACGGGAGCATTGAATCAGAAGATCAAACTGTAAGAACCCTGAACTTCGATATCCTTGAAAAGGCGCCTTGCTCGGTAGGGATCCTTGTTGAAGGACGCCGCAATCTAAAAGGCTCAGGTATTAGAGATCCATTATCATCAGATAACTCCTCATTCTACAACATTGCTGTGATCTTCCTGGGGGGTCAAGATGATAGGGAGGCTTTAGCGTTAGCTAAACGCATTTCCCAGGACAAAAGTGTTCGCCTCACCGTAATCCATCTCAAAGCCGCGAATAGCTTAGGCGTCATCTTAACGGAGAATGATCGAATGCTTGATAGTGCGGTGTTGAACGATGTCAAACAAAGTGTATGCTTCACATACATTGAAGAACATGTAAATGATGGACCGGAAACTTCAAATTTTCTCCAATCCATTGTGGAAGACTACCAACTTATCATTGTTGGGAGACGATACAAGACTGAAGATCCTCAAACCTTAGGTTTACAAGAATGGTGTGAATTTCAAGAGATTGGGATTATTGGAGACCTACTCTCATCTGCAGATTTTATTCGCAATTATTCTCTGTTGATTGTGCAACAACAGCAACAAAGGACTGTTTAA